The genomic segment ATGGCTCTATCTGGAATTCCAATCCCTGCTAATGAGCATACAAGTATAGGATTTTTTACAGGAGTGTATGCTGATATAGGTGATGAACAGAGTATAGAGCAATCACTATCATCTTTTTCTGCTCACTTAAAAAATGTACAGGAGATACTAGTAAGTGTAAATAAAAGTTCACTTGTATTATTAGATGAGTTAGGATCAGGAACAGATCCTGCTGAAGGATCAGCTTTTGCTATGGCAGTTATTGATTATTTAAGAGATAGAAAGTGTAAATCTTTTATTACAACACATTATAGTGAAGTAAAAGCTCATGGGTATAATGAAGAGGGAATAGAAACTGCTTCAATGGAGTTTGATGTAAATACTCTTTCACCAACATATAGATTATTAGTAGGTATTCCTGGTGAGAGTAATGCTTTGACAATTGCTAAGAGATTGGGAGTGTCAGAAGAGGTAATAGAGAGAGCTAAGAGCTACATAGGTGACGATAATAAGAAGATAGAGAAGATGATAGCTAATATCAAAGAGAAATCAGATGAATTAGAGGCTATGAAGCAACAGGTTGAACTTTTAAAAGCAGCAGCACAGAGAGATAGAGATGAGTATGCTGAAAAGTTGAGAGTATTGGAAAAAGAGAAAAATGAGATTTTAAAAGAAGCTTATGAAAAAGCTGATAGAATGATGAAAGAGATGCAAGCAAAAGCTGTGGCATTAGTAGAGAAGATTCAGAAAGAAGAGAATAAAAAAGAGGATGTAAAAAATGTTCAAAAGAGCTTGAATATGCTTAGATCAGCACTTCAAGATGACAGAAACAAAAATGTAGAGCAAAAGCCAAAAGTTGCAAGAAAAGTGGAGTATAAAGTTGGAGATAAGGTATTTGTAAATAGTTTAAATCAATTTGCAAATGTCTTAAAGATAAATGGTGGAAAAGAGACTGTCCAAGTACAAGCTGGAATCTTAAAATTAGAAGTATCTATGGATGATGTAAAAGTTGTCAAAGAGAAAGCTAAAAAAGAGTATAATACATTCTCGCATACAAAAACTTCTGTAAGAAATGAGATCGACTTAAGAGGAAAGATGGTAGATGAAGCTGTATATGAATTGGAAACATATTTGGATAGAGCGGTTATGAACTCATATACTGAAGTCTATGTAATCCATGGAAAAGGTACAGGAGCATTGAGAGAGGGAATATTGAACTATCTAAAAAAATGTAGATATGTAAAAGAGTACAGAATAGGAGGACATGGAGAAGGAGGACTAGGATGTACAGTGGTAACCTTAAAGTAACTCTTATTTTAGCTGCTGCTGGAGTAGGAAAGAGAATGGGCTTGGGTTATCCAAAACAATTTTTAGAGTATAGAGAGAAACCTCTCTTTATACTCCCTTTAGAGGTAGCACAAAAGAGTGAGATCATAGATGAAATAATAGTAGTAACAAATGGTGAAAATATAGAGCTAGTAAGGAATCACTGTGAAAAATATGGTATTAAAAAGCTAATTAAAGTAGTAGCAGGAGGAGCAGAGAGACAAAACTCTATATATAACGCCTTAAAGTGTGATAATGAGAGCGATATAATTCTTGTACAAGATGGAGTGAGACCATTTTTTAAAGAGAGGTATATAGAAGAGTGTTGCAAGGTGGTAGTTGAGGAGAGAGCTGGAGCTGTTATTGGAGTTAGAGTAAAGGACACTATAAAAGTTATAGATGAAAACTTTGAAGTGAAGAGTACTCCAATGAGAGCTAATTTGATAGCTGTACATACTCCTCAAGCCTTTGATGGAAAACTATTAAAAGAAGCTTATGAGAGAGCTGAAAGAGATGGATTTTTAGGAACTGATGATTCCTCTTTGGTAGAGAGAATTGGAGGTAGGGTTAAAATAGTCTTGGGAGATTATGATAATATTAAAATTACAACACAAGAGGATTTAAGATTTTTGTAGTTGAAGGATAGGTGAAAAAATGAAAGTATATATGGGACAGATGAAGCCAACTCTAGGAAATGTAGAGAAAAACTTAGAGATGATGGTAGAACATATAGATAGAGCGATAGAGGAGAAAAGCGATATAATTGTATTCCCAGAGTTGTCTTTAACAGGATACTCTCTTGAGGATATAGTTTTTGATGTAGCAATAAAAGAGATACCTAGTGTTCTTTTAGAAAAAAGTAAGGAGATCAGTATAGTATTTGGAGCTGTGGAGTTGGGAAAAGAGGATTATCCATATAATACTGCTTACTATTTAGAAGATGGAAGATTACTACACAAACATAGAAAAGTTTATCTACCAGATTATGGAGTTTTCTATGAGGGTAGATACTTTATGGCTGGAAATAAATTTAGAGCCTTTGATACAAAGTTTGGAAGAGTGGGAATGTTAGTTTGTGAAGATACTTGGCACCAATCAGCTCAATATATCTTAGCTCAAGATGGAGCAAAATATGTGTTCGTACTATTCAATTCACCAACTGTAATTGGAAAGAAAAAAGAGGATATTTCGGCTCAGTGGAAGTCTATATTGAAGAGCAATTCACTTTTGAATGGAGTGTATTCAGTAGGTGTCAACAGAGCTGGAGTGGAAGATGGAACTACCTTCTTTGGAAACTCATTTGTAGTAGCTCCAAACGGAGAGGTAATAGCTGAGGGGAAATACTTAGCTGAAGATGGAATCTGTTGTGAATTAGATGAGGCTCAATTGAGAAGAGCTAGATTTAAAGCTCCAATGTTTAAAACTGAAAATATAAACTTAACTAAAAAAGAGTTGGAGAGAATAGAAAATAAAAGATTTCAATAGGAGTGAACTATGAAAAAAGTAATTGGAATAATATTAGCTATAATACTGATTTTTTTAGGAGGAACTTTAGGTTATACATTGATATATAAGGCTACTCCAAGAGATTTTATAACAGAGGATACAAGGATAGTATATGCCAATGAAAATATTAAAAATAAGGATTTTACCCCAATTTTATATCTATTAGATGATGATGAGGTTAAAGATAAAGTAAAAAAAGATATTAAAAATTTAAGATACTTATCAAAATTTTATCTTTTTTCAGATAAGGAGTTTTATGAGATAAGTGAAAAGAGTTTTACAGCAGTAGTAGATCCAGGATATTGGTATTTTACAGCTTTAAAAAGTCTAGATAAGTATTTTCAATATGAGAATGGGATATATATCTTAAAAGATGAATACAGAGAGAAGTATTTACCTGAGATTAAATCAGATATCTTTATGAAAAATTATAGAGGATTATTCATAGTGTCATTGGGAGAAAAAAATATTAAAGATTTTATAGCAAAAGATAGAAAATCTTTATATAATAAAGAGATGGAGAGAGAGCTTGATATGAGTTCTAACAATCTTTTTGGAACACTTGTTTATAATAATAAGGGCAATGATTTTTATGGTGTGGAGTTATTATCAGCCAGTGCTGACTTGAATAGAGATAGGGCTTTTTCAACTGATAAGATCTATATCAATGAAAAAGAGAGCGAGATCTTAAAGACAGATATGGTAAAGAGAGAGCTAACAAAATATGTAAAGAAAAATGATATATATTTTTCAGTAAATGATTTCTCAAAATTGGATAAGATAATATTTAATTCTCTAATTACTAGAACAGGTGTGGATAGTAGGACTATGTTATCAATTTGGAAGAATATTTTTGGAATAGATATTGAGGAGATCTTGAAAGAGATAGATGGAGAGATAATTTTTAGACCAAGGGAATCAGCTGTAATGGTAAAATTAAAGGAGAACACTCCTGAAATAAGTAGATTGTTATCTCTATTAAAAGATGAAAACTCAACATTTTTTACAGAGAATGCTATAGAGTTGAATGGAAATATACTTAAGATAGGAAATAGTAAATTCGAGGAGAATCCAAATCCTTATAAAATAAGTGCTGAGACATTCTGTTTTGGAGAGATTACTTCAGAAGAGTTTATAGATATTCAAGGAATTGAAGGAACTGTAAGAGGAGAGAGTCAAATAATAACAATAGAGTCAGAGATGTCCATAGATATATTAAAAAAATTAATAAATGAGTATTAGGAGGATAGAATGATAAAGATATATAATACTCTTACTAGAAAGTTAGAAGAGTTTAAGCCTGTAAAAGAAGGGGAAGTATCAATGTATGTTTGTGGTCCTACTGTATATAACTACATTCATCTTGGAAATGCTAGACCAGCAATATTTTTTGATACAGTAAGAAGATATTTTGAATTTAGAGGTTATAAAGTAACTTATGTTCAAAATTTTACAGATGTAGATGATAAAATAATAAAAAAAGCTAATGAAGAGGGAGTTAGTTCTCAAGAGATAGCTACAAAATATATTCAAGCTTACTTTGAAGATACAGCAAAGGTAAACTTGAAAGAAGATGGAATGATAAGACCTAAGGCAACTGAGCATATAGGTGGAATGATAAAAATTATAAAGACTCTAATAGAAAAGGGACACGCATATGAATCTCAAGGAGATGTATACTTTGATGTTGAGTCATATAAAGATGATTATTTAGGATTATCTCATCAAAATCTAGAGGATTTAAGAAGTGGAGCTAGAATAGAGGTAAGTGAGATAAAAAAATCTCCTTTGGATTTTGCACTTTGGAAAAAAGCAAAAGAGGGAGAACCAAGCTGGAACTCACCTTGGGGACAGGGAAGACCAGGGTGGCATATTGAGTGTTCAGCAATGTCTCACAAATATTTAGGAGAAACTTTTGATATTCATGGTGGAGGACAGGATCTAATATTCCCACACCACGAGAATGAGATAGCACAATCTAAATGTGCTTGTGGTGGAGAGTATGCAAGATATTGGATACATAATGGGTATATAAATATTAATGGAGAGAAGATGTCAAAATCTTTAGGAAACTTCTTCCTATTAAGAGATGTATTGGAGCATTATGATGGTAGAATTATAAGATTATTTATTTTAAGTTCTCACTACAGAAAGCCGATAGATTTTTCAGATGCAGAGTTAACTCAAGCTAAAACATCTCTAGAGAGAATAGAAAATGCTGTAATGAGAGGTAAGGAAGCTCTAGTTGAAATATCTTCTAATGGAAGTTCTTGTGTTGAATTAAAAGAGCAATTAGCTTTGGCAAAAGAGAAGTTTGTATCAGCTATGGATGAAGATTTTAACACATCTATGGGACTTGGAGCTATCTTTGAACTAGTAAAAGAATTAAATAAAGCAGTTGATTCACCTATAAATAGTGATGGTGCTGAAGTTGTAAAAGAGAGTATTGAATATATAGATACAGTAATGAGTGAAGTTTTAGGTGTAAAATTAAAATTAGAAAATGTAGTAGGAAATTTAACTTCAGAATTGGTAGAATTTATACTTGAAATGAGAAGAGAAGCAAGAGCTGAAAAGAATTGGGCAATGTCAGATAAGATAAGAGATAGATTGGCAGAGATGGGCATAAAAATAAAAGATGGAAAGGACAAAACTACATGGACAATGTAGACTTAAGAGAGACAAGTGGTGTGGTATTAGCTTATTTAGGTGATTCAATTTGGGAATTAAATATTAGAAAATATTGGATATCTAAAGGATTAAATCTGCATAACTTAAATAAAAGGGTTAAAAATTGTGTAAATGCTAAAAAACAGAGTGAACTTTATAGAGAAATTTTTCCAATGCTAGAGGAGAAATTTAAAATGCTAGGAAATAGAGCAAAAAATGGAAATATCAAAAGTTTCCCTAAATCATGTAGTGTACAGGAGTACAGGGAAGCTACTGCATTTGAAGCTTTGATAGCAGGATTTTATGTTGAAGGAAGAGATGAATTGATAGAGTTAGCTATAAAATTATGTGTGGAGGAGAAGTAAAAATGAAGTTTAAATTCCCAAATATTGGTTTTAATAGAAGTTTAGGAATAGATTTAGGAACTGCCAATACCTTAGTATATAGTAAAAAACACAGAAGAATAGTTTTAAATGAACCTTCAGTTGTGGCAGTTGAAAGGGAGAGCAGAAAGATTCTAGCCGTTGGAAACGAAGCTAAAGAGATGTTAGGAAAGACTCCAGATACAATTGTAGCTGTAAAACCATTGAGTGAAGGAGTTATAGCAGACTATGATGTGACAGAGGCTATGATAAAGTACTTTATAAAAAAAGTTTTTGGAACATATAGTTTCTTTATGCCTGAGATAATGATCTGCGTTCCTATTGATGTAACAGGAGTAGAGAAGAGAGCTGTATTAGAAGCTGCTATATCTGCAGGAGCAAAGAGAGCATATTTAATAGAAGAGGCAAGAGCAGCAGCATTGGGATCTGGAATGGATATATCAGTTCCAGAAGGAAATATGATAATTGATATTGGTGGAGGATCTACTGACGTTGCTGTAATCTCATTGGGTGGAACTGTAGTTAGTAAAACTATAAGAACAGCAGGAAATAATTTTGATGCTGATATAATAAAATATGTAAAGAAAACTCATAACCTATTGATAGGAGATAAAACTGCTGAGGAGATAAAGATTAAGATAGGAACAGCTCTACCATTAGAAGAGGAAGAGGTTATGACTATAAAGGGAAGAGATTTGATAATGGGACTTCCTAAGACTGTAGAGATCACATCAGAAGAGGTAAGAGAAGCTATTCACGACTCATTGATGGAGATAGTAGAGTGTGTAAAATATGTTTTAGAGCAGACTCCACCTGAATTGGCATCTGATATAATTGATAAGGGAATGACTATGGCTGGTGGAGGATCATTAATTAGAAACTTCCCAGAATTAGTAGCAAAACATACAAACTTAACTGTAAATTTAGCAGAAAATCCTTTAGAGAGTGTTGTAAGAGGTGCTGGACTTGCTCTTGATCAATTAAATATTTTAAGACAGATAGAGAAGGCAGAAAGATAATGATAAAAGATATAATTTCCAATGAAGAGGTAAAAGAATTTTTAAAAAATGAGCTAAAAATAGGTAAAAATTCTGGAACATACCTCTTCTATGGTAGTGATATGAGTTTATTAATGGAATTTGCAATATATTTTTCTCAAGGACTTTGTTGTGAAGCTATCAGTGGAGATTTTTGTGGACAGTGTGACACCTGTAAAAAAATACAAAAATTAGTTTACAGCGATTTAGAGATTTTAGACAATCCTGATGGGATAAAAGTTGATGAGATAAGAGAGTTAGCTTATAAATCATCAGCTAGTTCCTATGAGGGTGGGAAGAAGATATTTATATTAAAGAATATAAGCAAGATGAAGAAAGAGGCAAGTAATGCTTTATTAAAGCTTATAGAAGAGCCTAATCCAGGGAACTATTTTATTCTATTAAATGGAAATTTAAATATATTACCAACAATAAAATCGAGGAGTATACTTGTAAAGATAAAAAATAGAAGTGCTGAGGAGTTGGGGGTAGATGAATTTACCTACTCATTTTTCAGAGGAAATAGTGAGGATATACTAGGCTTTAAATCTATGGATATAAAGTTAGAAGAGGGTTATCCTTATGGAGAGATAGCTAGAGCTATCAGAGGTTATGAAGAGAGTGGAGAACTAAAATTTAAGATAAATATCTATAAAGCTATTCGAGATTTTGTAAATAATAGAAATTATCTAAAAACATATGAGAAGATATATTTTGCTGAAGAGATTGTGAGAGCTACTTCAGATAGAAATATATATAGGGAGATTGTAAGTTATTTGGTAAATTTTATGGGAGATTTAAATGGTTTAGAAGAGAGACTTACTATGAAAGGTATGTTGAGATTTCCTATAAATATGAGAGCCTTTTTTATTAATTTATTTTTAGATATATAAAAGAGGAAGTGAAATAATTAAAAGATAATCTTTATTTAAAGATAAAAAAAGGAAAAAAGCTACTTAAGAAGTAATTTTTTCCTTTTTTATTTTTACTTATTTTATTAACAGGATAAATAACTATGAATTTCTTTAGCGGTTTCTTTCCCAGAAAGGGTTGCTTGAACAACGGTTTGTGGTCCAGTTACTATATCTCCAGCCCAGAAGAAGCCTTCCATATCATTAGGATCAAATAGAGAGTATTGGCTGATAGCTACAATAACAGCATCACACTCTAAAAATACCTCTGTATTTTCAGCTGTATTTTTAAATAAAATTCCATTGTTTTCAAATTTGATAGGAGAGATCTCTGTGATAAATTCTACTCCATCATTTATTGTTTCAGTTATCTCGTGTTTTGTAGCTGGAGCTTGTGAAAGTGGTTTTCTATAAGCTACAGTGACATTATTTCCCTGTCTTTTAGCTGTTCTAGCCACGTCCATAGCCACATTACCAGCACCGATAACTATAACTTTTTTGTCAGTACCTAAGTTTGTTTTATTTTTAAGAAAATCAATACCATAAAAAATATGTGGTTGCTGATGTCCTTCAATCTCAAGTTTTTTGGGAAGCCAAGCTCCAATAGCTACTAGAATAGCATCAAACTCATTAGAAGCTTTCAGTTCAAGTAATCTCTCTTTATCAAAAAAACTATTACCAATGAACTTAATACCAAGTTCAGATATCTTATCTTCAAGTAAGTCTATATATTTTTTTGAAAGTCTAAAATCTGGTATCCCATATCTAAGCATTCCACCCATACATTCATTCTCATCAAAAATAGTGACATCATATCCCTTAGTTTTTAAAATTATTCCAGCTGAGAGTCCAGAGGGACCAGCACCAATAATTGCCACTTTTTTATGGCTAGATTCAGGTAAAATCTCAAAAATTTTATTTTCTAAAAAGTTGTTGATTAGAAAATTTTCAATTGCAGGGAAATCTACAGGAGTACTTTTTATACCTCTGATACAATTTCCCATACACTGTCTTTCAAAGGGACATATGAGTGAGCATACAATCGACATTGGATTGTTTTTGAAGATAAGTTCTCCAGCTTCCTCATATGCCTTATTTTTAAATAAATTTATTATGTTTGGAATATCTGTAGATATTGGACAAGAATTTTTACAACGGGCATTCTTACAGTTAAGACACCTATTACTTTCATCAATTAAATATTCAATATTTATATTTTCATTCATTCTTTTCCAATCTCCATTATTAATATTTTAGAATGTTACTTTTTCACCATAGTAGATTGCTGTTAATAGCTTTTTCATCTCTTCAACAGAAATCTCTCTAGGGTTAGTACCAGTACAAGGATCTGCAACTGAAGTAGCTGCTAAATCATCTAGGTGAGTCATAAAGAACTCTTCATCTATTCCATACTCTTTTAGAGAGTGAGGCATATTCATAGCAGTTCTTAATTCACCAATATATTTAACTAAAGACTCTACTAATTCTTTGTCAGAATCTCCAGCTAATTTTAATACTCTAGCTATATCTGCATAATCTTTTTCAGCAGTTTTAGCATTAAATTCTATTGCATATGATAGGTATATTGCATTAGCCATACCGTGAGCAATATTCAATATTTTTCCAGTTTTGTGAGCCATTGAGTGAACTATTCCTAAAATAGCATTTGAGAAAGCCATTCCAGCTAAGTTTTGAGCAATGTGCATCTCTTTTCTAGCCTCATCTTCACCATTGTAAGATTTAACTAAGTTCTTACCTATCATTTCGATTGCTTTTATTGATAGAGCATCTGTAAATGGACTTCTGAATGTTGAAGGATAAGCTTCAATAGCATGAGTTAAAGCGTCCATTCCAGTATTAGCAACTAATGATTTAGGCATAGTTTGAACAAGAGTAGTATCAACAATAGCAACATCTGGAGTGATATTATAATCAGCTATTGGATATTTTATTCCAGTGTTGTTATCAGTTATAACTGAGAAAGAAGTAACTTCTGTAGCTGTACCACTTGTTGTAGGGATAGCATAGAATTTAGCTTTTTGTCTTAACTCAGGTAAGTTAAATGGTTTTGCAGCCTCTTCAAAAGTGAAATTAGGGTGCTCATAGAAGATCCACATAGCTTTTGCAGCATCTATTGGAGAACCTCCACCAATACCGATTATAACATCTGGTTGGAACTCGTTCATCTCAGCAGTTCCTTTCATAACTGTTTGAACAGAAGGGTCATTTTCAATTCCTACAAATAATTTTGCTTCAATTCCAGCTTCTTTTAAGTTAGCTTCAACCTTTCCAACAGTTCCATCTTTAACAAGTCTTTCAGAACCTATTACGATAAAAGCTCTCTCTCCTTTAATAGTTTTTAAGTAAGATAATGCGTCTTCACCAAAGAACACATCTCTAGGGATTGTAAATCTTTTCATTTCTACCTCCGTAAAATTTAATATATTTTTTTATTACAGAGTCATTATATAGAAAAAGATTACTCTTGAAAAGAAGGCACTTTTTAGAAGGAAAGATACCAAAAGGTAGGAATTAAATAAAAATGGGCCTTAACTACTTATAATTTT from the Fusobacterium sp. SYSU M8D902 genome contains:
- a CDS encoding rod shape-determining protein, which encodes MKFKFPNIGFNRSLGIDLGTANTLVYSKKHRRIVLNEPSVVAVERESRKILAVGNEAKEMLGKTPDTIVAVKPLSEGVIADYDVTEAMIKYFIKKVFGTYSFFMPEIMICVPIDVTGVEKRAVLEAAISAGAKRAYLIEEARAAALGSGMDISVPEGNMIIDIGGGSTDVAVISLGGTVVSKTIRTAGNNFDADIIKYVKKTHNLLIGDKTAEEIKIKIGTALPLEEEEVMTIKGRDLIMGLPKTVEITSEEVREAIHDSLMEIVECVKYVLEQTPPELASDIIDKGMTMAGGGSLIRNFPELVAKHTNLTVNLAENPLESVVRGAGLALDQLNILRQIEKAER
- a CDS encoding FAD-dependent oxidoreductase; amino-acid sequence: MNENINIEYLIDESNRCLNCKNARCKNSCPISTDIPNIINLFKNKAYEEAGELIFKNNPMSIVCSLICPFERQCMGNCIRGIKSTPVDFPAIENFLINNFLENKIFEILPESSHKKVAIIGAGPSGLSAGIILKTKGYDVTIFDENECMGGMLRYGIPDFRLSKKYIDLLEDKISELGIKFIGNSFFDKERLLELKASNEFDAILVAIGAWLPKKLEIEGHQQPHIFYGIDFLKNKTNLGTDKKVIVIGAGNVAMDVARTAKRQGNNVTVAYRKPLSQAPATKHEITETINDGVEFITEISPIKFENNGILFKNTAENTEVFLECDAVIVAISQYSLFDPNDMEGFFWAGDIVTGPQTVVQATLSGKETAKEIHSYLSC
- a CDS encoding endonuclease MutS2, which produces MNGHSYKVLEFDKLREELANYSVIEENHYKIMNLSPMRDFSSVNRELDILRDFMDFLKFDGGFETAGMKDICKMTEKSQLIGTYLDVEDLWDINYNLRIFRLFKTRLEDLGKYRDLRDRYHDIPVMRGIEDIINKAIDNNKKIKDDASLDLRDIRFHKKTLTMNIKRKFEDLFDEPSLSKAFQERIITERDGRSVVPVKSDFKGLIKGIEHDRSSSGQTVFIEPLSIVALNNKMRELELKEKEEIRKILLRITEHVRNERESIDAIGEAILSLDILNAKAVYGLEKNCVIPHINNREMLSLVEARHPFIPADKIVPLTFEIGREYNTLLITGPNTGGKTVALKTAGLLTLMALSGIPIPANEHTSIGFFTGVYADIGDEQSIEQSLSSFSAHLKNVQEILVSVNKSSLVLLDELGSGTDPAEGSAFAMAVIDYLRDRKCKSFITTHYSEVKAHGYNEEGIETASMEFDVNTLSPTYRLLVGIPGESNALTIAKRLGVSEEVIERAKSYIGDDNKKIEKMIANIKEKSDELEAMKQQVELLKAAAQRDRDEYAEKLRVLEKEKNEILKEAYEKADRMMKEMQAKAVALVEKIQKEENKKEDVKNVQKSLNMLRSALQDDRNKNVEQKPKVARKVEYKVGDKVFVNSLNQFANVLKINGGKETVQVQAGILKLEVSMDDVKVVKEKAKKEYNTFSHTKTSVRNEIDLRGKMVDEAVYELETYLDRAVMNSYTEVYVIHGKGTGALREGILNYLKKCRYVKEYRIGGHGEGGLGCTVVTLK
- the cysS gene encoding cysteine--tRNA ligase yields the protein MIKIYNTLTRKLEEFKPVKEGEVSMYVCGPTVYNYIHLGNARPAIFFDTVRRYFEFRGYKVTYVQNFTDVDDKIIKKANEEGVSSQEIATKYIQAYFEDTAKVNLKEDGMIRPKATEHIGGMIKIIKTLIEKGHAYESQGDVYFDVESYKDDYLGLSHQNLEDLRSGARIEVSEIKKSPLDFALWKKAKEGEPSWNSPWGQGRPGWHIECSAMSHKYLGETFDIHGGGQDLIFPHHENEIAQSKCACGGEYARYWIHNGYININGEKMSKSLGNFFLLRDVLEHYDGRIIRLFILSSHYRKPIDFSDAELTQAKTSLERIENAVMRGKEALVEISSNGSSCVELKEQLALAKEKFVSAMDEDFNTSMGLGAIFELVKELNKAVDSPINSDGAEVVKESIEYIDTVMSEVLGVKLKLENVVGNLTSELVEFILEMRREARAEKNWAMSDKIRDRLAEMGIKIKDGKDKTTWTM
- the ispD gene encoding 2-C-methyl-D-erythritol 4-phosphate cytidylyltransferase, giving the protein MYSGNLKVTLILAAAGVGKRMGLGYPKQFLEYREKPLFILPLEVAQKSEIIDEIIVVTNGENIELVRNHCEKYGIKKLIKVVAGGAERQNSIYNALKCDNESDIILVQDGVRPFFKERYIEECCKVVVEERAGAVIGVRVKDTIKVIDENFEVKSTPMRANLIAVHTPQAFDGKLLKEAYERAERDGFLGTDDSSLVERIGGRVKIVLGDYDNIKITTQEDLRFL
- a CDS encoding ribonuclease III domain-containing protein, yielding MDNVDLRETSGVVLAYLGDSIWELNIRKYWISKGLNLHNLNKRVKNCVNAKKQSELYREIFPMLEEKFKMLGNRAKNGNIKSFPKSCSVQEYREATAFEALIAGFYVEGRDELIELAIKLCVEEK
- a CDS encoding iron-containing alcohol dehydrogenase, encoding MKRFTIPRDVFFGEDALSYLKTIKGERAFIVIGSERLVKDGTVGKVEANLKEAGIEAKLFVGIENDPSVQTVMKGTAEMNEFQPDVIIGIGGGSPIDAAKAMWIFYEHPNFTFEEAAKPFNLPELRQKAKFYAIPTTSGTATEVTSFSVITDNNTGIKYPIADYNITPDVAIVDTTLVQTMPKSLVANTGMDALTHAIEAYPSTFRSPFTDALSIKAIEMIGKNLVKSYNGEDEARKEMHIAQNLAGMAFSNAILGIVHSMAHKTGKILNIAHGMANAIYLSYAIEFNAKTAEKDYADIARVLKLAGDSDKELVESLVKYIGELRTAMNMPHSLKEYGIDEEFFMTHLDDLAATSVADPCTGTNPREISVEEMKKLLTAIYYGEKVTF
- a CDS encoding ATPase: MIKDIISNEEVKEFLKNELKIGKNSGTYLFYGSDMSLLMEFAIYFSQGLCCEAISGDFCGQCDTCKKIQKLVYSDLEILDNPDGIKVDEIRELAYKSSASSYEGGKKIFILKNISKMKKEASNALLKLIEEPNPGNYFILLNGNLNILPTIKSRSILVKIKNRSAEELGVDEFTYSFFRGNSEDILGFKSMDIKLEEGYPYGEIARAIRGYEESGELKFKINIYKAIRDFVNNRNYLKTYEKIYFAEEIVRATSDRNIYREIVSYLVNFMGDLNGLEERLTMKGMLRFPINMRAFFINLFLDI
- a CDS encoding nitrilase-related carbon-nitrogen hydrolase produces the protein MKVYMGQMKPTLGNVEKNLEMMVEHIDRAIEEKSDIIVFPELSLTGYSLEDIVFDVAIKEIPSVLLEKSKEISIVFGAVELGKEDYPYNTAYYLEDGRLLHKHRKVYLPDYGVFYEGRYFMAGNKFRAFDTKFGRVGMLVCEDTWHQSAQYILAQDGAKYVFVLFNSPTVIGKKKEDISAQWKSILKSNSLLNGVYSVGVNRAGVEDGTTFFGNSFVVAPNGEVIAEGKYLAEDGICCELDEAQLRRARFKAPMFKTENINLTKKELERIENKRFQ